The stretch of DNA TTAACAGTCTCACGTAAGGTACTGTTAAGGTCTCATCTGGGATACTGAATACAGGTGAGGTCAGtcccatttaaaaaagcatagtTTAAGCTAGAAGGATGGTTAAGACTTTACTAGGATGATAAGGGAAACAGTTTGAGTGAAGAAACTTGACAGGTTGGTTGGCTTCACTAGCCAAGCAGAGTGAAAGCTGGAAGGCAATGAGGATGATAGTGCTTTCTTTGATCTATCGGTGAGCGATCGGAAATAAGAGCTGCTGACgttaaaacaaaatatgtagaaataaattacagcattttatGAATATTTACTGTATGGGCATTTAGGTATTGTTCATTTGAAAAGATAAAGTTatgttttcccttcagaaagCAGACCACTGCAGAGTTCTTCAAACCAGTTTTAAACcaaggtaaatattttaaatgaagatatttaaattaattttaattatataaGTGTGCAGAAGTATAGTCCAATCTCTTTCCAAATTGGAGCAGCAGCATAATGAGTATAGCTTACTAAATATGTCAAAATgcacacatttaatttttttttataagaatctaactgaaataactttatattaaaattaatttatttaaatagtgatgtaattaatatttaaaattactgtctCATGCTTAAGCTATATTTTTATAACCACTGAAGCTGTAGCATAGATTGTACAATTcttttatatgaaataaatgCCATGGCACTAGCAAAACTAAATGattaagtaaattaattttggagtgtgtgtgtgagagagagaagaTATCAAGTAATACAGTCTATTAAGGGTGTGTCCATGTGTCCAGTATTGTGGTTGTGAATAATtggtctttatttttctctcttagaCCTTGGCCATAAAGACAGTATTGTGCTGTGTTCACCAGACAGAGGAAATGTAAAAGATGCAGGAATTGGACTGTCAGTTTTATGCACTGAAcgttttgaaaagaaaatatcttcttCAAAGAaggtcagaagaaaaaagatgccAGACCAAACACCAAACACAGGTTCTGTGATAGATGCCTTTCGGAgagtaaaggaggaaaaggacaGCGTAAACATTTTAGAGGATGACAGAGCATGCAAAGCACTGGATTCATTATACCCAAAAGTTGTGATTCAAAGACTCCTTATTACTGCAGGGTCTCACAACTGTTTCTTAGCCAAAAAGGATAAAACTATCAAgtctgaagaaggaagaaataagaagTGTCTGGGTGTAACAAGAGTACCATTGTCTTGTGGAAATAGttgggaacagaaaactgacTGTATGGATCTAGAAGACAGTAGTTCAGACTCTGACAAATGGGTTTCAGAAGCTGATACTCTAAAAGCCTGTGCTAGAAATAATGGCACCGTGAACAACGTATCTCCCTGCCAAAACCCAGGTCTTCCCATGAAATTGTCCTGCACTCCAACTGACTCTGAATGTAGGTTGTCACTGGAAACTCTCCACAGAGAAAGGAAGCGGAAGAAACATATAATGAAACAATCTAAGCCACACCCTGTAAAGCCATTCTCAGGAACAAGTGTATCACATCAGGTGTGTTTAAAAGGGTCATTAAAGGTGGAAATCAATGACCTGTTGCacatgtgttttggttttttttctgtttcaatgtAGGATGAAATTCTTGGTGCTGGCTTTTTCAGGTGTAACAAAAATGTATCCTCTTTTGCTATTCCTTTGTAAATTTTAGATCATGCTTGGGTAATCTGGTTCTTAACTATTTTACAATAAATGAGAAATCCTGGTTTAAAAGCAGGGGAGATATTCTGAGATAGATTGCAAGCGTGGAAATGCGATGGAGCTTTAAATTGTgtagaaaagaatatttttatcttaaatgTCTTATGACCTTGTGTTTTCTTACAATGTGGTGTAGGGAACAACCTGGCAAATTTCTGCTGGTTAGAAGTTGCAGTTAGTAGAAGTTCAGATTTACGCATTTAAGCCACAGTATTTAGATAGAGGTGGGAGTGGTCCTAGTAAGTATGTAGTATTTCATTACAGGTTGAATTACATTCACTTTTGTACAACCAAGAAAACCCTTTAAAAGGTTGCTGGTTACTTGCAACGATGATCATTATGTTTGCCTCCATAATGTGCAATGAATGGAACAAAAAAGATTGTTTagcttgtgtttccttttctccttagCACCTGTTCCTCTATTTGCTTGTCTGTGTCTTCTGTCATTTTGTTACTTTAAATTCCTAATGACTTGTTTGAGGAAAGTCAGCTGGACTATGTTGCCATATAGCCCAGGGGCACAAGTGGCTAATGGCCCTAAAAGTGGAGAGATTTACAACAGGAAGCTAATCTGaagaaaagatgtaaaattCAGATTGCGGAGAGTCTTTTTGTTGAGATCTTTGCAGCTGTGTGTTAAGTTTGTCTTGAAATTTAAGTATATTAccatatttctgtgtgtgtgtgtaactaGGTCTGGATTCAGCACTTTGCTCAAGATATCAACAACCTGGTTTTAAAAAGTATGTgattaacttttttattttctccgTCTTTATTTTTAGGGAAATGAACGTCCTTTAAGAAAAGTACCACATTCTTGTCCAAGGGAGACTGCCTCAGGTAGAAGCAGTACTTATAATATGGAATTAATTAAACAATCAGTTTCATCACTTATTGTCTCTTTTCAGTggctgttttcctgttttctctcaaaaaaatattactgctgTATAGTGAAGGTTATTTCTAATATATGGCAAGCTTGAAGAGGTTTAAAAGTAATTTgggattttaatgaaaattgttACAGATTGTAACTTAATTAGATGTCATTatgtttctttgtcttaagtTCTTAATCCCTGATTATTTTTATGGTTTCCCTTGCATTTTGGAACATCCACATTCACTGTGGTGGTTAAGAAATTTTGCCTTTCAGCTTAATCCAAAAAGAACTTTCTTGTTGAACTGAACGCTAAAGTTTAGCTGCCATTCTTTGGGTTTTTGTCCTTTTTAACCACATAATTTTGTTCTGCAGTAGGTAGAACTGAATATAACACGACTAGAAGCTTGAGCTAGGTCAGTgggatgattaaaaaaaaaaaaaaaaaaagagggatgACCCAAACCAAGGAGAGTATTCCCATGTTGTGGGTCCCTGGCTGTGTAAACCTGTCAGACTCTCTGCCACTGTGCTTCACTTTCCGCTTGTGCTAGCAGTGGGACTTCGCCAGTGCTTTTTGGAGCTGATCTGGCTGAAAATTGAGTTGGGAAGTTCTCAGCCACATCAGCTCCATGAAGTAGTTTGCCATGAAGTGTCCAGGTGCTGATGCCAGCTGAaggcaggaagcagaaaaacatgGTGAGGAGGGCAGACTGGTATCGTAGAACCATAGACTGAAAATGGATTTCTTTctattccagattttttttttatgaccaCTCTTAAAattactgcagtattttcaaaatacttttcatgctttcattatttataaCCATAATTGGTAATTACAGAAATTTTCTTCCAGTCCCATACCTCAACTGGGCTATTGTCTGTTTCCAAAGACTGGTTAATTCTAGTGTATAGGAAAAGTGTTTTATGGTGGCTACTGAGCTGCTTTAAAGCAAAGGATTTAATTTCTAAGTTAGTTACAATGATAACAGCGCAGTATCAGCTAAATCTTAGTTGTGGTTCACTTTGTTCAAGCAGAATGGAAGTATTGTAGTTTCTGATAAAAATTTCTGTCATAGTTGACTTAAATATAAAAGTTAGGGTTTCTTTTAAACATGACAACAGTGGTGtgcttttttcttaaacacttCATAGATGACACCTCTCAGCCAAAGCAGGTTTCAAAACATCAGGGGTCTTCAAATGCACTGAGAACATCATCTGAGATGGCCGCTGGTAGGCAGAAGAGGCAATCTATTCCTTCACACTGCCTTAGATCTAAGATGTGTTTTGGGCAATCCAAACAAATAGactttcctgggaaaaaaagacatgctACCGTAAGTATGGATACACACAGTTCAAATCAATCTAAAGTATCAGGTTTGAATGACCCTGCTTTTAGTAGATcatctgcaaaatgcaaaaataagaaGTCTGACTttgtaaaaagtattttaaagtctACTTGTGGTGATGTTCTGCAAATAAAGGAGGCTGCTGCTCTACCTAGACGTGACTCTACTTTTCCAGAGGAATACCTCAATTCAAGtgatgaaaatgagaaaaataattgctccGCTGTAGGCTTGTCATCTTCATATTCTGTACGCACTCCTGGTAAAAATAACCAGACTTCTGTTGTGGATACCAAAGAGAATCAATTGCAGGTGGCTAACTCATACTGTTTCTTGGAAAagtcccttcctttttctcaggaAATAAGTACTGTGTTGCCTTCTCTCCACCACTTAACACAAACAAAAGGTGTGAAATCTCATCTCCAGAATGCTAGCTTCTCTCAGGTATTGGATGCTAAGAAAGAGCAAGATGGGAAAATACCAGAAAGACATGCATGTAATAAAGCTTACAATATTCAGTCcagaaaaagttttttgaaaacaaaatacacgACTTCAGAAGATGCTTCTGATTCTTGTTTAGTGGAAGGCTCTAGGAAGCTTGTACTCTCAGAAGAGACTGGTGAAAGTGTTCCGCATTTGTTGCCTTTTAAAGAAGGGTGTATGGACAGCGGCCATATGTCCTCACGACTGTCAGGAGAGGTAAAGGCTCGAAGCACCTGTACAAACAACTCCAAGCTGAATGCAAGATCAATAATCAGCTTTGATAGTGAAGATGACAGTTTGGAATGCAGTCTAGCTGATGTAGATGATGATGAAGAAGTAGCATTCGTGTCACTGCAACAAATTCTCTCTTCAAGTCCCAAGCCACAGACAGGAACGGAAGAATTTTGTGTTGACAGCTCTTCTCAGGACACTGTGAATCCATTACTGAATCTTCATGTAAGtggctaaaaaaacccaaaaaaagtATTGCATCAGCTTtgttatgttgtattttttatatgatttaaaaaattatttataatgcaTGAAAACTGAAGAGTTACTTGCCTGCAAAACTGGATACTCATCTGAAGAGTCCTATGCTGTACAGTGCAAGGTAGTCAGAGAAAGGGTGTGCTGCTTACTGTGCTTGTCCTTGGAGTGTTTGAAAGATGGTTTGTGCAGCTGGCTTGCATTAGCCACAGGCTCTTCAGTGGCTTTTAGGAATTCCGGTTTTgccctcctctgccctcccctaaagaaaaaggcaggaggttacatttaaaagatgtgtggggtctaatgttttcattttcctgatcaGGTAATATTTTTGAGTTGAGGGTAACTAGAGGAAATTAACCTAGATGTTGAGACATCTGTATGTTAGACCAGTCATATATCCTTGTCACAGTCTGTGATTGTCCGAAATCTGTACAAGTTCTCGATCTGTGATGTTTTCTTTGATGCTGAATTTCATGGAAATTGAAAGTATTTTAGAAAGGATTTCAAAAAACTGAATTGCTTCTGTTCACAAAGGATAGATGAAGTGTTTAAATCCCAGTTTACAGAATATTGTGATGAATTGATGTGTGTTTTTAAGTTAGCCTATTTGTTCAACGAGAGCTTGTCAAATAAGTATAgtaattttgaagttttattgTGATATAGTGTTTATTTAGGAAAGTCCTGCAGTAAGGACTAATGTGGCATTCCTGACAAAGGTTGGAAATGCCTGCATTTGAATAAAAAGATTGTTGTGCTGAGTCTGGCTGGgttggggtttggtttcttCATAACAGCTGTATGGTGGTGTGTGTTTTGGACAATAGCAGTGTCGATAAGAGAGTAGTCTGCTGGCCATTGGGAGCAGTACTTGCACAGTGTCAAGGCTTTCTCTTCCTGTTCTGCCCCTGCAGCGAGTAGGCCAGAGTGAACAAAAGCTGGGGGAACAGAGCTTGAACAGCTGTAGATAACCAAAGGGGTATATTCCATGCAACATAGTGTCATGACCGAGCAGGGGGAGTGAGTCTGGCATGTAGCCATTACTTGGCGTCTGTCTGGGCATCCTTCTACTTGTGGGAGGTTCTGAGTGATTGCCTTTGCAtcgctttttttcttttcccccttacCGCCTCTTTCTTAGCTTATTACACTctctttatcttgacccatgaggtttcttgcttttgctcttcttaTTCACTCCCCCCCACCACTGGGTGGGGAATGaacaagctgtgtggtgcttagctgtTGGCTGGGGTCAGCCCACTGCTGTTTtctacagcagaaaacaaataggAGAATACCCATATAAATACTCTCATCCTCCTCTCCTCTATTTAAAAATCCCTGAAACAGTTCATTTGTTGACTGAGTTACTGTCTCCGTAGGCAGATGTTGAAcagccataattattttatCTGTCCTTATGATTCATTATGCAGACACGTTATAGATCAGACTTCTGTGGTTACATACGTATTCCACAATCTTAACCAACATGTCTATGTAATTAATGGTTAAAACTGGCAAACAGATGCAGCCTAGATCAAATGTTTGTGGAACATGTGTGTGACCAGAACATTTGGCCTGTCTTGTTTCCGCATAATCAATGGCCAAATAAAACAGTTAAGAACTGAACCAAAATTTCCATGACTGTGTTTTGCATATGCTAGCATTCTTCTCCTGTCTTGTAAGAAAGTACATACGTGTATGTGCACATTGCTATAAAGTCTTGATTCCTCAGTTGTTCAACAGTCATTTTAGAGATATAAAACAGATATAAATTAAGGTAAGAGGTCTTCAGCTTTCCCACAGGATTTCCCAGACAAAGATGTGCTGATTGTTACATTTGAAAGCTACATCTGATTACCAAAAACTAATGCTGCTGTATTAACTGGGTGTTTTATTAGCAGGTGAATACTAAATTCTTAAACTAACTTCTCTTACCTTTGGGTGATAGAAAATGCCCAGTGAGAGGGTATGCTCTTACTGAATTGTGTTCTCTTAAAACAAAGGAGGTCATAGGAGGAAGCTTTGTCACTTGTAAGAGGTTTGCAGTTTAAGAAGGCATGTCAGAAGGGCACTGCTTGTCTAAAGAACTGAATCATGGCCATAAATGATTTCAAAGCTGTGTTGTCTGCTTGTAGCTGAATAAAATGCTggctactgaaaaataaactaattttctaGCAGATAAGACTTTCTTTGtgagttgtttgggttttaattcTATTTATTAGCTTCTTAATTTGGGTTTatattaggattttttttggaAGCTTTGTTTTGTCTGATGATTTTGGAGGTGATTTAGCAAATAGTGGTGCTTTGCCCTCTAGGGACTCCTGAAAGTAACAAAGAAGTACTAAATCATTCTTGGAATTTCTTGTCTCATGCACGAGAATCCCTTGGATGGTAATAAAAAGCTGTGAGGTAGAATAATTCTAATGCTAATGCTCTTTGTGAAGGTTAGCTGGAGGTCAGCCCcagggagagaagcagagaCTTGCTTTGCTGTTCAGATCCATCGTGAAGCagttatttctaaattaatcaCCAAGAGATTGTTGACCGTTATACAAAATTGTCAAAGGACTGAGAAACCTAAACTGTTAATTGCCCTGTTTTTCAGGATCTCCTTTGAGTTTTTAACTTTGGGTAAAACATCATTAAAATTTGAAGTTTGTATTTTGATTATATTCATTGTCTAATACTGAACAAATTGATAGCttgtggtattttttaaaatttcatactATTTCATTTACAGCTTTCCAAGCCTTCTGTTGTTAGCCAGGTGTCATATGTGAACAGCTTGGAACATCtcttgaaggagaaagaagaatcaAAAAGGTTTGTTTCTaaaagctgctttgaaagatTTGGGATGGAGTTGCAGAAGCTTAAGTTTACTGATGGAGTTTGGGTAGCAGCAAGCTGTGCTTTGCCTGCTCATGCCACCAACATACATCTGACAGGACCTACAAGTGCAGCTTAACTGTAAAAGCTGAATGACAAACTCCTTCCAAGTGGTAATGGGCGATTTGTGATACATCTGTCTGCCCCTCAAAAGCCAGACTAAATTCACTCATGCCTTCGTTATAGGTCACTGAGCCAGCTAGCAGCTGCCGGTCCAGCATGAAACAGTACCATTATGTGGGCTGACTGTGCTAGTTTCTTCAAAGGCATTTGTAGCTCAGTTTTGGTTTCCAAAGTTTGTGTAGCCTGTTGGTATCTGAGTACTTACACACAGTTCAGTGAACAGAACTAATGAGTGTTCTTGCGAGGGATCTTTTGGGCAGAAAGTGACAAGTGGTGGCGGTGGGTATGTTTGTGTCATTTAagtgttttaaagcatttgaCCCTAGTAACTATGGGCTGACTGACTATGGAGTAGTGAACAACTCTTATAACTACTACcatttaacaaataaaatactagTATGAAATCTAaaacaaagtttttaaaaaatcaaacataaGATTGAAAGTTTTGtgcaattacaaaaaaatatgtcaGAAGTTGGTGGAGTGTGTTTGTTGCTGACGAACGAGTGATTGATTGTGCTGTTGGAAATTCATGGAATCCACTTTGTTTCTTGGAATTGCaagatgtttggttttttgcacCAGCACAACATCTCTCATGCTTTTGCCTTGCTAATTGGCTACTGACTCCTGGCGTCATATTCCACGCTGAAATTTTGTTGTCTTCTGTTGTAAATACTAAATGGTGATGATATGTTCTGCCACTACTGTTATTTCAGGGTAGATGAACTAGAAAGATGGTTACAGGAAGACATGCAAGGAAAGGAAGCTGATTCTTTGGATGGAGAACATGAGGATGCCAGTGGAGATGAAGATCTCTCAGAAGAACACAGGTCCTTCCAACTCCAAACCCAATTAAATCTCGttcttaactttttttagtcttttttccTAATCTCTCTCTTTCCATCCATTGTTGTTAATACGCTTACTGTGAaccatttttattgtcttttggGGTTGAGTGGATTTTCTCCAATATTACTGTATTCTAACAATTCAGCTTTCACTTCAGGCTGATGTGTTCATCATCTGAAAATAACTGTCTCAACCAACAAATAGCCTCTCAGTGTTAAattaacaaaagcaattttgaattTTACAGGGCGATTATAAAGAGATTTTCAGTAGTAGCTCATGCCATACCTGACTACCCCCCTGGAGAAgatatatttgatttttcaaCCTCTGGGAAAATCTTCAATCAGCATAACCTTGACTTGAGGAATTTTCACTTCATCCCTCAAAATCCTATAGAAAGGCTCCTTCTTAAGTAAGAATATCCTCTTTGCTCTGTTGTGTTTACTTGTATGATTTTCTGCAATGTTAGCAGTTTTTAAGATCAAATAGTATCTTTGCATACAGATGATCTCTGTCTTACTAAGTAGGCAAGACTGGAATTCTTCATGCCAGGTTAGCTTTAGAGAACGATGAATTCTTAATTgaatcttccttctttcctcctctgtaaTTCTTGAAAAACATCTTAAATGAGAcgtaaggggaaaaaaaaaggtgttctGGCCTCTTCCATATTTCTACTATGTTGGCCTGTTATTGGTAATCTGACCACTTTGTGGAAG from Falco biarmicus isolate bFalBia1 chromosome 9, bFalBia1.pri, whole genome shotgun sequence encodes:
- the SLF2 gene encoding SMC5-SMC6 complex localization factor protein 2 isoform X5, whose translation is MPDQTPNTGSVIDAFRRVKEEKDSVNILEDDRACKALDSLYPKVVIQRLLITAGSHNCFLAKKDKTIKSEEGRNKKCLGVTRVPLSCGNSWEQKTDCMDLEDSSSDSDKWVSEADTLKACARNNGTVNNVSPCQNPGLPMKLSCTPTDSECRLSLETLHRERKRKKHIMKQSKPHPVKPFSGTSVSHQGNERPLRKVPHSCPRETASDDTSQPKQVSKHQGSSNALRTSSEMAAGRQKRQSIPSHCLRSKMCFGQSKQIDFPGKKRHATVSMDTHSSNQSKVSGLNDPAFSRSSAKCKNKKSDFVKSILKSTCGDVLQIKEAAALPRRDSTFPEEYLNSSDENEKNNCSAVGLSSSYSVRTPGKNNQTSVVDTKENQLQVANSYCFLEKSLPFSQEISTVLPSLHHLTQTKGVKSHLQNASFSQVLDAKKEQDGKIPERHACNKAYNIQSRKSFLKTKYTTSEDASDSCLVEGSRKLVLSEETGESVPHLLPFKEGCMDSGHMSSRLSGEVKARSTCTNNSKLNARSIISFDSEDDSLECSLADVDDDEEVAFVSLQQILSSSPKPQTGTEEFCVDSSSQDTVNPLLNLHLSKPSVVSQVSYVNSLEHLLKEKEESKRVDELERWLQEDMQGKEADSLDGEHEDASGDEDLSEEHRAIIKRFSVVAHAIPDYPPGEDIFDFSTSGKIFNQHNLDLRNFHFIPQNPIERLLLNSGVTQQLSLAISGFLSSAYSCILCPIPILKWLFQMMSVHPDYCVSTQILDRLMEITLKNASISDEQSKPWIPSLADVSTVFVNMGVAFRSLFPLQHLQPNFNERDILSQMQETVGKQQPRGDLTSAGPAFSSLPENNLINVIKFLGFCTTVIQGGYTDQEILLLLLLLFKISLEKQLKRIPLIDFQCLFIKLLISIKDWDTKMPELCLAVSELSSHHHNLLWLVQLVPSWIVCGREVRRRLSLVIISKLLHKKHIEIPDDSDKQMSLLHQFLVYMKPSNLLKKMREGLEQQNASEDHLHTELEQEAYYLIYILLHLVSEASFFDVVNSNQRQHLLKLCGALDKHIKCDIREDARLFYRTKVRHVKDLVARIYGKWQDMIQTTWPTQGKLHDFWEPDS